The following coding sequences are from one Coleofasciculus sp. FACHB-1120 window:
- the lhgO gene encoding L-2-hydroxyglutarate oxidase, translated as MYDFAIIGGGIVGLSTAMTLGKRYPSARIVVLEKESQCAYHQTGNNSGVIHAGIYYKPGSFKAKFCGQGSRSMVEFCREHGIAHEVCGKVIVATEEKELPRLESLYQRGLENGLKISKICAEEVKEIEPHVACIAGIRVYATGIADYKQVARKYAELVEAQGGELRLNTKVEKIVGTGENQVLETNNGTFKTRFVINCAGLHSDRVAKLGNVDPKAKIVPFRGEYYELTPEKRYLVKTLIYPVPNPDFPFLGVHFTRMIDGSVHAGPNAVLSLKREGYKKTDFNLRDFAEVMTYPGFWKLAAKHADEGIQEIIRSFSKAAFVRSLQRLIPEVQSDDLIPTHAGVRAQALMNDGKLVDDFLIVKGDRSVHVCNAPSPAATSSLEIGKAIVEQIPEPQPLQTTVSV; from the coding sequence ATGTATGATTTTGCAATTATTGGCGGCGGGATTGTTGGGCTTTCGACGGCAATGACCTTGGGCAAACGCTATCCCTCTGCCCGTATAGTAGTGCTGGAAAAAGAGAGCCAGTGTGCTTATCATCAAACAGGCAATAACAGTGGAGTGATTCACGCTGGGATTTATTACAAACCAGGAAGTTTCAAAGCTAAATTTTGCGGGCAAGGAAGCCGCTCGATGGTGGAATTCTGCCGAGAGCATGGCATTGCACACGAAGTCTGCGGCAAAGTAATTGTGGCAACTGAGGAAAAAGAGCTGCCACGCTTAGAAAGCCTCTATCAACGCGGCTTGGAAAATGGGTTAAAGATTAGCAAGATTTGTGCAGAAGAAGTCAAAGAAATTGAACCTCATGTCGCCTGTATTGCAGGAATTCGGGTGTACGCAACTGGGATTGCCGATTACAAGCAGGTGGCTCGGAAATATGCCGAGCTAGTTGAAGCCCAAGGTGGAGAGCTTCGCCTCAATACCAAAGTTGAGAAAATTGTGGGAACGGGTGAGAATCAGGTACTTGAGACAAATAACGGCACGTTTAAAACGCGCTTTGTGATTAATTGTGCCGGACTGCATAGCGATCGCGTTGCCAAATTAGGAAACGTCGATCCAAAAGCGAAAATTGTCCCTTTTCGGGGAGAATACTACGAACTCACGCCAGAAAAACGCTATCTCGTCAAAACCCTGATTTATCCGGTTCCTAACCCAGATTTCCCCTTCCTGGGTGTTCATTTCACTCGGATGATTGATGGAAGCGTCCACGCAGGGCCCAATGCCGTTCTCAGCCTCAAACGAGAAGGCTACAAAAAGACAGACTTTAATCTGCGTGATTTTGCGGAAGTGATGACTTATCCCGGTTTCTGGAAATTGGCAGCAAAACACGCCGACGAAGGCATTCAGGAAATCATTCGCTCCTTCAGTAAAGCCGCCTTTGTGCGTAGCTTGCAAAGGCTGATTCCGGAAGTGCAATCGGATGACCTAATTCCCACCCACGCCGGGGTTCGCGCTCAAGCTTTGATGAACGATGGCAAGTTAGTGGACGACTTTTTAATTGTCAAAGGCGATCGCTCCGTCCACGTTTGCAATGCGCCTTCCC
- the rfbF gene encoding glucose-1-phosphate cytidylyltransferase codes for MKAVILAGGLGTRLTEETTIKPKPMVEIGGRPVLWHIMKIYSAYGINDFIICCGYKGYVIKEYFANYFLHMSDVTFDMRFNQMNVHCGYAEPWRVTLVDTGDQTMTGGRLKRVRDHIGNQTFCFTYGDGVANVNIQKLIDFHREQKCLATLTATQPPGRFGAISLEPDQSKITTFREKPEGDGAWINGGYFVLEPEVIDYIADDSTVWEQEPLKKLSQKEQLAAYRHPGFWQPMDTLRDKNYLEELWKSGNAPWKVW; via the coding sequence ATGAAAGCAGTGATACTGGCTGGAGGGCTTGGAACTCGACTCACGGAAGAAACCACAATCAAACCGAAGCCGATGGTGGAAATAGGTGGGCGACCCGTGCTGTGGCATATTATGAAAATTTACTCAGCTTATGGAATCAACGATTTCATTATCTGCTGTGGTTATAAAGGCTACGTAATTAAGGAGTATTTTGCCAATTACTTCTTACATATGTCTGATGTCACATTTGATATGCGGTTTAACCAAATGAATGTGCATTGTGGCTATGCTGAACCCTGGCGAGTCACGTTGGTAGATACCGGAGATCAAACGATGACCGGAGGACGCTTAAAGCGAGTTAGAGATCATATTGGGAATCAAACCTTTTGCTTTACCTACGGAGATGGTGTAGCGAATGTAAATATTCAAAAACTAATAGACTTTCATCGAGAGCAAAAGTGTTTGGCAACACTGACTGCAACTCAGCCACCGGGACGCTTTGGAGCGATTTCTTTAGAACCCGATCAAAGTAAAATTACCACTTTTCGTGAAAAGCCTGAAGGGGATGGGGCTTGGATTAATGGGGGTTACTTTGTTCTAGAACCGGAAGTCATTGATTATATTGCCGACGACTCTACCGTTTGGGAGCAAGAACCCTTGAAAAAATTATCTCAAAAGGAACAGTTGGCTGCTTACAGACATCCCGGCTTTTGGCAACCGATGGATACTTTACGAGACAAAAATTACCTAGAAGAACTTTGGAAGAGTGGGAATGCTCCTTGGAAAGTTTGGTAA
- a CDS encoding SMR family transporter — MLANLLFPVLILLTVGLNTLAQTFLKLGAGQNPLNVYLLGGILVYGLSTVFYILVLGKFNLSVAYPVVIGLTVVATTIAGAVILKEKVSPVDWVGVGLMLSGICAIAFGRLSSIT; from the coding sequence ATGTTAGCTAATCTTTTGTTTCCTGTTTTAATTCTGCTGACCGTTGGCTTAAATACTCTTGCACAAACATTTTTGAAATTGGGAGCCGGTCAGAATCCCTTAAATGTTTATTTGCTGGGTGGGATTTTAGTTTACGGTCTCAGTACAGTTTTCTATATTTTAGTTTTGGGGAAGTTTAATTTGTCAGTTGCTTATCCAGTAGTGATTGGCTTAACGGTGGTGGCGACGACGATTGCCGGGGCAGTGATTCTCAAAGAGAAAGTTTCCCCGGTTGATTGGGTAGGAGTGGGATTGATGCTCAGTGGAATTTGCGCGATCGCTTTTGGCAGATTATCTTCAATCACTTAG
- a CDS encoding YqeG family HAD IIIA-type phosphatase: MALFFSRPVKQKSKKPAVNPGLYSFPREAYSLAAIELDWLKLCGIQGIIIDLDNTIVSEDDRYVSPGAEAWIEQAKLQGFQFFILSNGKRRYRVKAWSHRLEIPAINPAKKPFPFAFRKAIKYMRLKPKQVVVIGDSRHTDVLGAWLSGCASIQVATLPHPFRWWEKLLGKRVQTPWPNERELWDFDSFY, from the coding sequence ATGGCTCTGTTTTTTTCCCGCCCTGTTAAACAGAAATCCAAAAAACCGGCTGTCAACCCAGGACTTTACAGTTTTCCGCGAGAAGCGTACAGCTTGGCAGCGATAGAGCTTGACTGGCTAAAGCTTTGCGGAATTCAAGGGATTATTATCGATTTAGACAATACCATTGTTTCTGAAGACGATCGCTACGTGTCTCCTGGTGCCGAAGCTTGGATTGAACAGGCAAAATTACAAGGATTTCAATTTTTCATTCTCTCGAATGGCAAGCGCCGGTATCGGGTAAAGGCTTGGTCACATCGTTTAGAGATTCCAGCGATTAACCCAGCCAAAAAACCCTTCCCTTTCGCCTTCCGTAAAGCTATCAAGTATATGCGGCTTAAACCGAAACAAGTTGTCGTTATTGGTGATAGCCGTCATACAGATGTGTTGGGGGCGTGGCTAAGCGGCTGTGCTAGCATCCAAGTTGCCACACTTCCTCATCCCTTTCGATGGTGGGAAAAACTCTTGGGAAAACGAGTCCAAACGCCGTGGCCTAACGAGCGTGAGCTTTGGGATTTTGATTCTTTTTATTAA
- a CDS encoding decaprenyl-phosphate phosphoribosyltransferase has protein sequence MKMPRSPSFKQSSTELAASPIKFPYIKALRPRQWTKNLIVFAAPLFAFSINLESLLGSLLAFALFCLTSSSFYLLNDIADVEADRLHPVKSKRPIAAGLVSVPAAMIMAVCLLATGLIVGWLRSPYLGATITAYALLQIAYNLRLKRTVILDIIAIAMGFVLRAYAGAAATNIVLSPWFLLCTAMLALFLGVEKRKAELRLLSIRGGKTRSVLKRYSLPLLSRMENTVTTGAVMTYAIWSSGPQVRGASTPWMLVTLPFVLYGVFRYQLLSDPQEIARKSDIDDEGGQTERPEEILLKDLPILLTVLSWIITSFVILFLKRQGLIE, from the coding sequence ATGAAAATGCCCCGCTCTCCCAGTTTTAAGCAAAGTTCAACTGAGCTAGCGGCTAGTCCTATAAAATTTCCTTATATTAAAGCTTTAAGACCACGCCAGTGGACTAAAAATCTGATTGTTTTTGCAGCGCCCTTGTTTGCTTTCAGTATTAATCTGGAATCCTTACTAGGCTCTTTACTGGCGTTTGCTTTGTTCTGTTTGACTTCGAGTAGTTTCTATCTACTCAATGACATTGCAGATGTAGAAGCTGACCGTCTACATCCAGTCAAGAGTAAGCGACCTATTGCCGCAGGCTTAGTCAGTGTGCCCGCGGCGATGATAATGGCAGTTTGTTTGTTGGCTACTGGTTTAATTGTCGGCTGGTTGCGATCGCCCTACTTGGGAGCAACCATCACCGCATACGCACTACTGCAAATCGCCTATAACCTGCGGCTGAAGCGGACTGTGATTTTGGATATTATTGCGATCGCAATGGGTTTTGTCTTGCGAGCCTATGCAGGTGCTGCTGCAACAAACATTGTTTTATCCCCCTGGTTTCTCCTGTGTACTGCTATGCTGGCTTTGTTTCTGGGTGTGGAAAAGCGCAAAGCAGAACTGCGACTATTGTCAATTAGAGGAGGCAAGACTCGGTCGGTACTAAAGCGCTACTCGTTGCCTCTACTCAGCCGCATGGAAAATACGGTGACAACCGGCGCAGTCATGACCTACGCCATCTGGAGTTCCGGGCCTCAAGTCCGTGGAGCATCAACACCTTGGATGTTAGTTACATTACCCTTTGTTTTATACGGGGTTTTTCGCTATCAGCTACTGAGCGATCCGCAAGAAATCGCTCGGAAAAGCGATATCGATGATGAAGGAGGGCAGACTGAGCGTCCGGAGGAAATTTTATTAAAAGACTTGCCGATTCTCCTGACGGTACTTTCTTGGATTATTACCAGCTTTGTCATTCTCTTCCTGAAACGTCAAGGGCTAATCGAGTAA